Proteins from a single region of Aerococcus viridans:
- a CDS encoding NAD(P)H-dependent oxidoreductase, giving the protein MTSVIFGGHPEMETSASHQFLYEARPNTIPFIQIERPFTEANVTAYQEAILASDRWLLQFPLFWYQAPGLVSDFIQKVFSKEFLDTYSKNLKGKEFGVIISVGVPLRQYQAGGREQVTISELLRPFQSFARAIGLDYLPPFVLAQHSYQPEHIQQDNLVLFRQYLELPTQAKFAERNAWLIAQLKDIAGDFDQPLQEQLNLVAEEWAGEMDNLGDIEAQLPKTSWR; this is encoded by the coding sequence ATGACAAGCGTAATCTTTGGTGGTCATCCAGAAATGGAGACCTCAGCGTCCCACCAATTCCTGTATGAAGCAAGACCAAATACCATTCCTTTTATCCAAATTGAACGACCATTCACTGAAGCAAATGTGACAGCTTATCAAGAAGCTATCCTAGCATCAGACAGATGGTTGCTTCAATTTCCATTATTCTGGTATCAAGCACCCGGTTTAGTATCAGACTTTATTCAGAAAGTCTTTAGCAAAGAATTTTTAGATACCTATAGTAAAAATTTAAAAGGCAAAGAATTTGGTGTAATCATCTCGGTGGGTGTACCTTTAAGACAATACCAAGCAGGTGGCCGGGAACAAGTAACCATTTCAGAATTACTTCGACCTTTCCAATCCTTTGCACGTGCGATTGGCTTAGATTACCTGCCACCATTTGTCCTTGCCCAACATTCCTACCAACCAGAACATATCCAGCAAGACAACCTAGTCCTTTTTAGACAATACCTAGAACTACCAACCCAGGCAAAATTTGCCGAGCGAAACGCTTGGTTGATTGCCCAATTAAAAGATATTGCAGGCGATTTTGATCAACCATTACAAGAGCAATTAAATCTGGTTGCTGAAGAATGGGCAGGTGAAATGGACAATCTAGGCGACATTGAAGCGCAACTACCTAAAACAAGCTGGCGTTAA
- the tyrS gene encoding tyrosine--tRNA ligase, translating into MNIIEELEWRGAINQQTDEDGLKAYIKDNKISLYCGVDPTGDSLHIGHLIPFMVLKRFQLAGHRPVILIGGATGSIGDPSGKSEERNLQSMEQVEENARKLASQMENLFLKEKDADFRMVNNYDWTKNLTLLDFLRNIGKRFNVNTMIKKDIVASRLETGISFTEFSYQILQSMDFLHLFENEDVRLQIGGADQWGNITSGLELIRKEAGADAEAFGLTIPLMLKSDGTKFGKTAGGAIWLDPEKTSPYEFYQFWLNQNDADVVKYLKYFTFLSKEEIDALEEKVATEPEKREAQRRLAEEMTTFVHGQPGLQDAQTITEALFSGNIADLSAKQIEQGFGNMPGSTMPKEGNNLAVWLVDAGIEGSRRQSREDINNGAIYINGQRLQDVDYEISAADAIEGKYIVVRRGKKKYFLVTIEGA; encoded by the coding sequence ATGAATATTATTGAAGAATTAGAGTGGCGTGGCGCCATCAACCAGCAAACTGATGAAGACGGCCTAAAAGCCTACATCAAAGACAACAAAATCAGCCTATACTGCGGTGTTGACCCAACTGGTGACTCACTACATATCGGTCACTTAATTCCATTTATGGTCCTTAAACGATTCCAATTAGCAGGACACCGTCCAGTTATCTTAATTGGGGGAGCGACAGGTTCAATCGGTGACCCTTCAGGTAAATCGGAAGAACGTAACCTACAATCTATGGAGCAGGTAGAAGAGAACGCTCGCAAATTAGCTAGTCAAATGGAAAACTTATTCCTGAAAGAAAAAGACGCCGATTTCCGTATGGTCAACAACTACGACTGGACTAAAAACCTGACTTTACTTGATTTCTTACGTAATATTGGGAAACGTTTCAACGTGAATACCATGATCAAAAAAGACATCGTTGCTTCACGTTTAGAAACAGGGATTTCATTTACAGAATTCTCATACCAAATCCTTCAATCAATGGATTTCCTGCACCTATTTGAAAACGAGGACGTTCGTCTACAAATCGGTGGGGCTGACCAATGGGGGAACATCACATCAGGTTTAGAATTAATTCGTAAAGAAGCTGGTGCCGACGCAGAAGCCTTTGGATTAACTATTCCATTAATGTTGAAATCGGACGGTACTAAGTTCGGTAAAACAGCCGGTGGTGCGATTTGGCTAGACCCAGAAAAAACGTCACCATACGAATTCTACCAATTCTGGTTAAACCAAAACGATGCAGACGTCGTGAAATACTTGAAATACTTTACCTTCTTAAGCAAAGAAGAAATCGATGCCCTAGAAGAAAAGGTAGCTACTGAACCAGAAAAACGTGAAGCACAACGTCGTCTAGCAGAAGAAATGACTACCTTTGTTCACGGTCAACCGGGCTTACAAGATGCCCAAACCATCACAGAAGCCTTATTCTCAGGCAATATCGCAGACCTATCAGCCAAACAAATTGAGCAAGGTTTCGGTAACATGCCAGGATCAACAATGCCTAAAGAAGGCAACAATTTAGCCGTTTGGTTAGTAGACGCAGGCATTGAAGGATCACGTCGTCAATCACGTGAAGACATTAACAACGGCGCCATCTACATTAACGGTCAACGCCTGCAAGACGTCGACTACGAAATCTCAGCAGCAGACGCCATCGAAGGCAAATACATCGTCGTTCGTCGCGGTAAGAAAAAATACTTCTTAGTTACCATCGAAGGCGCGTAA
- a CDS encoding C40 family peptidase, protein MFRKRSLLYLLAALYTVAALAFPAQTIHAKGKGTIESLPVSDQNAHLPYNTATTKRQAILTTANDLIGTPYVWGGNDLSGFDCSGFIEYIFKANGLYMPRTTNQQQYFGQPVDLNNVQPGDLYFFEEDDQVYHVALALEDGYYLHAPSPGKAVSYGHVGRFAPQFANRVINDL, encoded by the coding sequence ATGTTTAGAAAAAGAAGTCTCTTGTACTTGCTGGCCGCCTTATATACAGTGGCTGCACTCGCCTTTCCCGCACAAACCATTCATGCCAAGGGGAAGGGCACAATAGAGTCTCTACCAGTTAGTGACCAAAATGCGCACCTACCATACAATACGGCAACTACTAAACGGCAAGCCATCCTGACCACAGCCAATGACTTAATTGGAACCCCTTATGTTTGGGGTGGTAACGACCTATCTGGTTTTGATTGCTCCGGTTTTATTGAATATATTTTCAAGGCAAACGGCTTATATATGCCACGCACAACCAATCAACAGCAATATTTTGGCCAGCCTGTAGACTTAAACAATGTTCAACCAGGCGACCTGTATTTTTTTGAAGAAGACGACCAGGTTTACCACGTCGCCTTGGCCCTTGAGGATGGTTATTATTTACATGCTCCAAGCCCAGGAAAGGCTGTTTCATACGGCCATGTTGGCCGATTTGCCCCACAGTTCGCTAACCGGGTGATTAATGATCTGTAA
- the metG gene encoding methionine--tRNA ligase gives MAENKETFYITTPIYYPSGKLHIGNTYTTVASDTLARYKRANGFDVMFLTGADEHGQKIQQKAEEQGISPQEYVDGMAAGMQELWKTMKISNDIFMRTSSQQHIEAIQYIFERLLEQGDIYLGEYEGWYSVSDEEFFTETQLEEVYKDENGKVIGGKAPSGHDVELVKEESYFFKMSKYADRLLQYYEENPTFIQPETRKNEMINNFIKPGLEDLAVSRTSFSWGVPVKSNPKHVVYVWIDALANYITALGYPNADAENFDKYWPANIHFVGKEIVRFHTIYWPIMLMALDLPLPKQIFGHGWLLMQDGKMSKSKGNVVYPEMLVERYGLDALRYYLMREVKFGHDGIFTPDNFINRINYDLANDLGNLLNRTVSMVNKYLGGQVGAYPGQITDFDASLEDLITSEVATYRQSMDDLQFSVALDHVWEIISRTNKYIDETAPWILAKDEAEAGKLQSVMYHLVDSLRVIAILIQPVMVETPAKIFEQLGLDFDADAGFENAEVGLYPETANVVEKGQPIFPRLDHDEEVAYIQAQMAANKPAGDEEEDESFNPEETELVSVKDSQIKYDVFDKVEIKVAEVIDADFVEGADKLLKFRLDAGDKGHRQILSGIREFYPDPSVLIGKKVCIIANLKPRKMKGEVSQGMILSAEHEGKLQVVFAPEDAANGSEIA, from the coding sequence GTGGCTGAAAATAAAGAAACATTTTATATTACAACACCGATCTATTACCCAAGTGGTAAATTACATATCGGAAATACATATACAACAGTAGCATCTGACACACTTGCGCGTTACAAACGTGCAAACGGGTTTGATGTGATGTTTTTAACTGGTGCAGACGAGCACGGCCAAAAAATCCAACAAAAAGCTGAAGAACAAGGCATTTCACCGCAAGAATACGTTGATGGTATGGCGGCTGGCATGCAAGAACTTTGGAAGACAATGAAGATTTCAAACGATATTTTCATGCGTACTTCGAGCCAACAACATATTGAAGCCATTCAATACATCTTCGAACGCTTATTAGAACAAGGCGATATTTACCTAGGTGAATATGAAGGTTGGTACTCAGTTTCTGATGAGGAGTTCTTCACTGAAACCCAATTAGAAGAAGTTTACAAAGATGAAAACGGCAAAGTAATCGGTGGTAAAGCGCCATCCGGTCACGACGTAGAATTAGTGAAAGAAGAATCTTACTTCTTCAAGATGAGTAAATACGCTGATCGTTTACTACAATACTACGAAGAGAACCCAACATTCATCCAACCTGAAACCCGTAAAAATGAAATGATCAACAACTTCATTAAACCAGGTTTAGAAGACTTGGCGGTTTCACGTACATCATTCAGCTGGGGGGTGCCGGTTAAATCTAACCCTAAACACGTTGTCTACGTTTGGATTGACGCCTTAGCCAACTATATTACAGCTTTAGGCTATCCCAATGCGGATGCTGAAAACTTTGACAAATATTGGCCCGCAAATATCCATTTTGTAGGGAAAGAAATCGTTCGTTTCCATACGATTTATTGGCCAATTATGTTGATGGCATTAGACTTACCACTACCAAAACAAATCTTTGGTCACGGTTGGTTATTGATGCAAGACGGTAAAATGTCTAAATCTAAAGGGAACGTTGTTTACCCTGAAATGTTAGTTGAGCGCTACGGCCTAGATGCCTTACGTTACTACTTAATGCGTGAAGTGAAATTTGGTCATGATGGGATCTTTACCCCTGACAACTTTATCAACCGTATTAACTATGACTTAGCCAATGACTTAGGAAACTTATTGAATCGTACTGTTTCAATGGTTAACAAGTACTTGGGTGGTCAAGTGGGTGCTTACCCAGGTCAAATTACTGACTTTGATGCATCATTAGAAGATTTAATCACATCTGAAGTAGCTACATACCGTCAATCAATGGATGACCTACAATTCAGTGTAGCCTTAGACCATGTTTGGGAAATCATCTCTCGTACCAACAAATACATTGATGAAACAGCACCTTGGATCTTGGCTAAAGATGAAGCAGAAGCAGGCAAATTGCAATCAGTGATGTACCACTTGGTGGACTCATTACGTGTGATTGCCATCCTAATCCAACCAGTTATGGTTGAAACACCAGCTAAGATCTTTGAACAATTAGGTTTGGATTTCGACGCTGACGCAGGTTTTGAAAATGCCGAAGTTGGTTTATACCCAGAAACTGCGAACGTAGTTGAAAAAGGGCAACCAATCTTCCCACGTCTAGATCACGATGAAGAAGTTGCTTATATCCAAGCGCAAATGGCTGCCAATAAACCAGCTGGCGACGAGGAAGAGGATGAAAGCTTCAACCCTGAAGAAACTGAATTGGTATCCGTTAAAGATAGCCAAATCAAATATGATGTATTTGATAAAGTTGAAATCAAGGTTGCTGAAGTGATTGATGCTGACTTCGTTGAAGGGGCAGACAAATTATTGAAATTCAGATTGGATGCAGGAGACAAGGGTCACCGTCAAATCCTATCTGGTATTCGTGAATTCTATCCAGATCCAAGTGTTTTAATCGGGAAAAAAGTTTGCATCATCGCTAACTTAAAACCACGTAAGATGAAGGGTGAAGTTTCTCAAGGAATGATTCTTTCTGCAGAACACGAGGGTAAACTACAAGTTGTATTTGCACCTGAAGATGCTGCAAATGGTAGTGAAATAGCTTAA
- a CDS encoding TatD family hydrolase, translating into MLFDTHTHLNVDDFDDDRDETITRARHAGVRGFALVGFNYNTINRAQEMVKENGDMVGIYGWHPTEAVDYNADAEKYLLSTLEDERVVALGETGLDYYWDTSPRDVQEKTFRRQLAIARELQLPIVIHNRDATADCYRILKEEKVGDFGGIMHSFGETPEWAEKFLDLGMHVSFSGVSTFKKTVEVREAAKLVPDDKILIETDSPYLAPVPKRGKRNESAFVAYVAETLAATRESSIADFEAQTFQNALDVFALDFDGQQLVKRK; encoded by the coding sequence ATGTTATTTGATACGCACACACATTTAAATGTAGATGATTTTGATGACGACCGCGATGAAACCATCACTCGGGCTAGACATGCTGGAGTAAGGGGATTTGCCCTAGTAGGTTTTAACTATAATACCATTAACCGAGCCCAAGAAATGGTCAAGGAAAATGGGGACATGGTAGGGATTTACGGCTGGCATCCAACTGAAGCGGTGGATTACAATGCTGATGCTGAAAAATACCTATTATCTACTTTAGAAGATGAACGGGTAGTGGCGCTTGGGGAAACAGGCTTGGATTATTACTGGGATACTAGTCCCCGTGACGTACAAGAAAAAACTTTCCGCCGTCAACTAGCGATTGCCCGCGAATTACAGTTGCCTATTGTCATCCATAACCGGGACGCGACGGCTGATTGCTACCGCATTTTAAAAGAAGAAAAAGTGGGCGACTTCGGTGGCATTATGCATTCCTTTGGTGAAACACCTGAATGGGCCGAGAAATTCCTAGATTTAGGCATGCACGTCTCTTTTTCCGGGGTATCGACTTTTAAAAAGACAGTCGAAGTGCGGGAAGCTGCTAAATTGGTGCCTGATGATAAGATTTTGATTGAGACGGATTCGCCGTATTTAGCGCCGGTACCAAAACGAGGCAAACGTAATGAGTCAGCCTTTGTAGCCTATGTGGCAGAGACTTTGGCAGCAACACGTGAAAGTTCAATTGCAGACTTTGAAGCGCAAACCTTCCAAAATGCTTTGGATGTATTCGCACTGGATTTTGATGGCCAACAATTGGTTAAGAGAAAGTAG
- the rnmV gene encoding ribonuclease M5: MRDMTAEDKQGEMAKAEKPFAKQKKQIKQVIVVEGKSDTQRLNRLYQVTTIETNGSAVNERTLLEIKKAHELHGVIVFTDPDISGTKIRQAVVDAVPGVQHAFIERDEAKPSHKGSLGVEHASDTAIEKALANVYQLADPEGNAVEPIAQKDLIALRLIGTPDAKDRREYLSSQLHLGYVNGKQLAKRLALFRISLDQVAAVLENYQKK; this comes from the coding sequence ATGCGTGATATGACAGCTGAAGACAAACAGGGAGAGATGGCGAAAGCTGAAAAACCATTTGCAAAACAAAAGAAACAGATTAAACAGGTGATTGTGGTTGAGGGCAAGTCAGATACCCAACGGTTAAACCGGCTCTACCAAGTCACAACTATTGAAACTAACGGGTCAGCGGTTAATGAACGGACCTTGCTTGAAATCAAGAAAGCTCATGAACTCCATGGGGTGATTGTCTTTACAGATCCAGATATCTCAGGTACTAAGATTCGTCAAGCGGTTGTGGATGCTGTACCTGGTGTTCAACATGCCTTTATTGAACGAGATGAGGCGAAGCCAAGTCATAAGGGAAGTTTAGGGGTTGAGCATGCCTCTGATACAGCGATTGAAAAGGCGCTGGCCAATGTTTACCAGCTGGCTGATCCAGAAGGAAATGCGGTTGAACCTATCGCACAAAAAGACTTGATTGCCTTAAGATTGATTGGGACGCCGGATGCCAAAGACAGAAGAGAATACTTATCTAGCCAGCTACACTTGGGTTATGTCAACGGCAAACAGCTTGCGAAACGGTTAGCCCTTTTCCGGATATCGTTAGACCAAGTGGCAGCAGTGCTTGAAAATTACCAAAAGAAATAG
- the rsmA gene encoding 16S rRNA (adenine(1518)-N(6)/adenine(1519)-N(6))-dimethyltransferase RsmA, translated as MNEPFKYIATPSRTGAILKKFNLDAKKSLGQNFLTEPQILQHMVDVAGVDKDTNAIEIGPGIGALTEFLAINAKEVLAFEIDQRLLPVLADTLSDYDNVTIKHQDILEADLNATMAAFPPAERTVVVANLPYYITTPIIFNLLEASFHFDQFILMMQKEVAERLTAAPGTKAYGSLSVAIQYYCDAEIAFTVPRTVFNPQPNVDSAILALNKLEKPRITVQNEAFFFQLVRSSFKQRRKTIWNNLRAAFGKEEAVVEKMLKALEIAGIDQKQRAETLTIADFGHLADALYKEDLIFQD; from the coding sequence ATGAATGAACCATTTAAATATATCGCAACGCCTTCAAGAACGGGTGCCATCTTAAAGAAATTCAATTTAGATGCGAAAAAGTCTTTGGGGCAAAACTTCCTGACTGAACCGCAAATCCTACAACATATGGTGGACGTAGCAGGGGTGGACAAGGATACCAACGCCATTGAAATCGGACCGGGGATTGGTGCTTTAACGGAGTTCTTAGCCATCAACGCCAAGGAAGTATTGGCTTTTGAAATTGACCAACGCTTGTTGCCAGTTTTAGCCGATACCCTAAGTGATTACGACAACGTAACAATCAAGCATCAAGATATCTTGGAAGCGGACTTGAATGCGACAATGGCGGCTTTCCCACCTGCTGAGCGGACGGTTGTAGTGGCTAACTTGCCGTATTATATTACAACGCCAATCATCTTCAACTTGCTTGAAGCTAGCTTCCACTTCGACCAATTCATCTTGATGATGCAAAAAGAGGTAGCAGAACGATTGACAGCAGCCCCAGGAACAAAGGCTTACGGGTCATTATCAGTGGCTATTCAATACTACTGTGACGCTGAAATCGCCTTTACCGTACCACGGACTGTTTTTAACCCGCAGCCTAATGTAGACTCGGCTATCTTAGCTTTAAACAAGCTGGAGAAACCAAGAATTACTGTTCAAAATGAAGCATTTTTCTTCCAATTAGTACGGTCGAGTTTCAAACAACGACGTAAGACCATTTGGAATAACTTACGGGCTGCCTTTGGAAAAGAGGAAGCCGTTGTTGAAAAAATGTTAAAAGCCCTTGAGATTGCAGGTATTGACCAAAAACAACGGGCAGAAACGTTAACGATTGCAGATTTTGGACACTTGGCAGACGCCCTGTATAAAGAAGACTTAATCTTCCAAGATTAA
- a CDS encoding Veg family protein, which translates to MPNNIATIKAELEGKIGERVHLTQQIGRKRVMKRQGVLSDTFPAVFVVELDQEENKFERICYSYSDVLTESVEIEFE; encoded by the coding sequence ATGCCAAATAATATTGCAACTATTAAAGCGGAACTTGAAGGAAAAATCGGTGAACGCGTCCATCTAACACAACAGATTGGTCGTAAACGCGTGATGAAACGCCAAGGGGTGCTAAGTGACACTTTCCCTGCTGTTTTCGTGGTTGAACTAGACCAAGAAGAAAACAAATTTGAACGCATCTGCTATAGCTATTCCGATGTGTTAACTGAATCAGTCGAAATCGAATTCGAATAA